The sequence below is a genomic window from Roseiconus lacunae.
TACGCGGTCGTCAGTTTGGTGATCGCGGTCGCGGTGCTGCGTTTTTTCTTTCGCAACGACCTGCCTTGGAAGCAAAGCGATCAGCAGCGTCAGGAATTGAAAGCCCAAATCGAAACCTTTGATCCGTGGGCGATGGTCGAGGACAAACGGGTTTTGATTCGCAGTGCGACCATCCTGATGGCAACGGTAGTTGGCTTTGTTTTCGCCCAACAGCTCGGCGTGGGCATGGACTTTGTCGCCATGGTCGGCGCGACGGCCGCGTTGCTGTTCGCCGGCAAAGGCGTCGAGGATGCGATTCACAAGGTGAATTGGACTGTTATCCTGTTCTTCATGGGGCTGTTCGTGATCATCGGTTGCGTCAAGCAAACCGGAGCGCTCGCATGGGTCGCAAAACAAGTCGTCGAGTTCTCCGATAACGAAATTACCTTGCTCGTACCGCTGCTTGGTGTTTTCTCGGCGGTCGCCAGTAGCATCGTCGATAATATTCCCGTCGCGGCGACGCTCATTCCGATCGTCAAAGACATCGCTGCCGATCCGAGCGTTCCGATCGAGACGCTCTGGTGGACGTTAATCATCAGTTGCAACCTAGGCGGCAACGGAACACCAATCGGGTCGATCTCGTGTGTGATCGCGATCTATGCCCTTAAGAAAGAAGCCGGGGTCCACGTCGGCTGGGGCACGTTCTTGAAGCTTGGCGGCACGATCATGCTGATCCAAGTCGCAGGTGCGATCGGGTACATGTTGATCGCATCAGATCGTGGTTGGTTGCCAAGTCTTTAATCGCGGCGATGGCTGTGGCACCGCCGCGAGCTGATTGGCAATCGTCGTCGCATTACTTCAGGTTGCGATAGCGTTCGATCAGTTGGTTCGTGCTGCTGTCGTGTTGTAGTTGATCGGATGATTGCAGTTCGGGAACGATCTTCTTGGCCAAGACCTTTCCAAGTTCGACGCCCCATTGGTCAAACGGATTGACCTGCCAAATCACGCCTTGGGTAAAGACGCTGTGTTCGTAGAGGGCGACCAGCTTGCCCAGCACGGCGGGCGTCAGTTTTTCGATCAGCAGCGTATTCGAGGGGCGATTGCCTTCAAAAACGCGGTGCGGCGCCAGTTCTTCCGATGTGCCTTCATCGAGCACCTGCTGGCGCGTCTTGCCCATCGCGAGCGCCTCGCCTTGGGCAAAGACATTGGCAGTCAATTTGTCGTGATGATCGCCGATCGGGTTTAGTGACTTGGCAAAGGCGATGAAATCACAAGGGATCAAGTGGGTCCCCTGATGAATTAGCTGGTAAAACGAATGCTGGCCGTTGGTTCCCGGTTCACCCCAGTAGATCGGACTGGTGTCATAGTCCACATGGTCGCCGGAGAGCGTGATCGACTTGCCGTTGCTTTCCATCGTCAGCTGTTGCAGGTACGCGGGAAAGCGTTTGAGGTACTGGTCGTACGGCAGCACGGCGGTGGTCTGGGCACCAAAGAAATCGGTGTACCAAACCGTCAGCAGCCCCAGCAGCACCGGCAGATTTTTCTCCAGGGGCGCGGTGCGGTAGTGTTCGTCCATTTCACGAAAGCCTGCCAGCATCTCGCGAAATCCGTCCGGACCGATCGCGAGCATCGTCGACAATCCGATCGCGCTGTCCATCGAATATCGACCGCCGACCCAATCCCAGAAACCGAACATATTGTCGGTGTCGATTCCGAACTTGGAAACCTCGTCGGCGTTGGTCGACAAGGCGACGAAATGTTTTGCAACGGCGGATTGATCGGCGCCCAGGTTTTTCAGCAACCACTCTCGCGCCGAATGAGCATTGGTCATCGTTTCTTGGGTGGTGAAAGTTTTCGACGCGATGATGAACAGCGTTTCGTCGGCATTCAGATCGGCGGTGGCTTCGACAAAGTCGGTGCCGTCAACGTTGCTGACAAAACGGAACGTCAAATCGCGATTGGCGTAATGCT
It includes:
- a CDS encoding ArsB/NhaD family transporter; translation: MTESITTSPLFLAASADAPAVEPASPGIMLLFAAVMCATYVGVAVERFHKTVAALCGAAVLVILGLVLHLFEYHQVYDFLKEDLNIFGVIIGTGILVDVVGKSGLFHFLSMYIVRFTGGSATKLYLTLCLVTFLFVAVLTIVPAMLILSSLVLVICRSLNYKPMPFLLSVAICANSGAIATFASGLPNIMIGTAAGIPYAHFLQVSLPYAVVSLVIAVAVLRFFFRNDLPWKQSDQQRQELKAQIETFDPWAMVEDKRVLIRSATILMATVVGFVFAQQLGVGMDFVAMVGATAALLFAGKGVEDAIHKVNWTVILFFMGLFVIIGCVKQTGALAWVAKQVVEFSDNEITLLVPLLGVFSAVASSIVDNIPVAATLIPIVKDIAADPSVPIETLWWTLIISCNLGGNGTPIGSISCVIAIYALKKEAGVHVGWGTFLKLGGTIMLIQVAGAIGYMLIASDRGWLPSL
- the pgi gene encoding glucose-6-phosphate isomerase, with the translated sequence MSSLTDQNAWKKLTSHYASIQSKHLREFFDSDNQRGQKFSLDACGIFLDYSKNRITGETIDLLLDLARESKLPERIEAMMTGEKINITEDRAVLHTALRAPRDAEIIVDGENIVPEVHAVLDKMSSFCDSITSGDWTGHTGKPIRNIVNVGIGGSDLGPVMAYEALKHYANRDLTFRFVSNVDGTDFVEATADLNADETLFIIASKTFTTQETMTNAHSAREWLLKNLGADQSAVAKHFVALSTNADEVSKFGIDTDNMFGFWDWVGGRYSMDSAIGLSTMLAIGPDGFREMLAGFREMDEHYRTAPLEKNLPVLLGLLTVWYTDFFGAQTTAVLPYDQYLKRFPAYLQQLTMESNGKSITLSGDHVDYDTSPIYWGEPGTNGQHSFYQLIHQGTHLIPCDFIAFAKSLNPIGDHHDKLTANVFAQGEALAMGKTRQQVLDEGTSEELAPHRVFEGNRPSNTLLIEKLTPAVLGKLVALYEHSVFTQGVIWQVNPFDQWGVELGKVLAKKIVPELQSSDQLQHDSSTNQLIERYRNLK